A region of Paractinoplanes abujensis DNA encodes the following proteins:
- the adh gene encoding aldehyde dehydrogenase, whose protein sequence is MTVYSAPGTDGAIVNYESRYDHFIGGEYVPPAKGQYFANPSPVTGEDFCEVARGTAEDVEKALDAAHGAADAWGRTSTAERANILNKIADRMEANLEKLAVAEAWENGKPVRETLAADIPLAIDHFRYFAGAIRAQEGTAGEIDDDTIAYHFHEPLGVVAQIIPWNFPILMAVWKLAPALAAGNAVVLKPAEQTPASIHYLVSLIADLIPPGVLNIVNGFGVEAGKPLASSNRVAKVAFTGETTTGRLIMQYASENLIPVTLELGGKSPNIFFEDVSRLDDDFYDKSLEGFSMFALNQGEVCTCPSRALIQQGIYNDFLAAGVKRVENLKQGNPLDTDTQVGAQASNDQLEKILSYLDIGRQEGAKVLTGGARADLGGNLSGGYYVQPTIFEGNNSMRIFQEEIFGPVVSVTSFADYADAIKIANDTLYGLGAGVWTRDINTAYRAGRAIKAGRVWTNSYHLYPAHAAFGGYKQSGIGRENHKMMLDHYQQTKNLLVSYSPKAMGFF, encoded by the coding sequence ATGACCGTATATTCCGCGCCCGGCACCGACGGCGCGATCGTCAACTACGAATCCCGCTACGACCACTTCATCGGTGGCGAGTACGTGCCTCCGGCGAAGGGTCAGTACTTCGCCAACCCCAGCCCCGTCACCGGCGAGGACTTCTGCGAGGTGGCCCGGGGCACCGCCGAGGACGTCGAGAAGGCGCTGGACGCCGCGCACGGCGCCGCCGACGCGTGGGGCCGCACCTCCACCGCCGAGCGGGCCAACATCCTCAACAAGATCGCCGACCGGATGGAGGCGAACCTCGAAAAGCTCGCGGTCGCCGAGGCCTGGGAGAACGGCAAGCCCGTGCGGGAGACCCTCGCGGCCGACATCCCGCTGGCGATCGACCACTTCCGCTACTTCGCGGGCGCCATCCGGGCTCAGGAGGGCACCGCGGGCGAGATCGACGACGACACGATCGCCTACCACTTCCACGAGCCCCTGGGTGTGGTCGCGCAGATCATCCCGTGGAACTTCCCCATCCTGATGGCCGTGTGGAAGCTGGCCCCGGCGCTGGCGGCCGGCAACGCGGTCGTGCTCAAGCCGGCCGAGCAGACCCCGGCCTCGATCCACTACCTGGTGTCGCTGATCGCCGACTTGATCCCGCCGGGCGTGCTCAACATCGTCAACGGGTTCGGGGTCGAGGCCGGCAAGCCGCTCGCGTCGTCCAACCGGGTGGCCAAGGTCGCCTTCACCGGTGAGACCACCACCGGCCGGCTGATCATGCAGTACGCCTCCGAGAACCTCATCCCGGTCACCCTCGAGCTGGGCGGCAAGAGCCCGAACATCTTCTTCGAGGATGTGAGCCGGCTCGACGACGACTTCTACGACAAGTCGCTCGAGGGCTTCTCGATGTTCGCGCTCAACCAGGGCGAGGTCTGTACCTGCCCGTCGCGCGCGCTGATCCAGCAGGGCATCTACAACGACTTCCTGGCCGCGGGCGTCAAGCGGGTGGAGAACCTCAAGCAGGGCAACCCGCTCGACACCGACACCCAGGTGGGCGCGCAGGCCTCCAACGACCAGCTCGAGAAGATCCTGTCGTACCTGGACATCGGCCGGCAGGAGGGCGCCAAGGTGCTCACCGGCGGCGCGCGGGCCGACCTGGGCGGCAACCTGTCCGGCGGCTACTACGTGCAGCCGACGATCTTCGAGGGCAACAACTCGATGCGGATCTTCCAGGAGGAGATCTTCGGGCCGGTCGTGTCGGTGACCTCGTTCGCCGACTACGCGGACGCTATCAAGATCGCCAACGACACGCTCTACGGTCTCGGCGCGGGCGTGTGGACCCGGGACATCAACACGGCCTACCGGGCCGGACGCGCGATCAAGGCCGGCCGCGTGTGGACCAACTCGTACCACCTCTACCCCGCGCACGCCGCGTTCGGTGGCTACAAGCAGTCCGGCATCGGCCGCGAGAACCACAAGATGATGCTCGACCACTACCAGCAGACCAAGAACCTGCTCGTGTCGTACAGCCCCAAGGCGATGGGCTTCTTCTAA
- a CDS encoding Trm112 family protein has translation MALDPQLLDILACPDTHHAPLTHDADAQTLTCTECGRVFEIRDDIPVLLLDEARPGDAA, from the coding sequence GTGGCCCTAGATCCGCAGCTGTTGGACATCCTGGCCTGCCCGGACACGCATCACGCGCCGCTCACCCACGACGCCGACGCGCAGACCCTGACCTGCACCGAGTGCGGCCGGGTCTTCGAGATCCGCGACGACATCCCGGTGCTGCTGCTCGACGAGGCGCGTCCCGGGGACGCGGCCTGA
- a CDS encoding DUF3499 domain-containing protein: MRSPRRCSRNGCPRQAVATLTYVYSDSTAVVGPLAAFAEPHTYDLCEPHARSLTAPRGWELVRHDGDFAPPPPTTDDLVALADAVREAARPPAPPPRTDDEERIPGHQTGRRGHLRVIPPSH, encoded by the coding sequence GTGAGGTCACCACGGCGTTGCTCCCGGAACGGCTGTCCCCGACAGGCGGTCGCCACGCTGACCTACGTCTACAGCGACTCCACGGCTGTCGTCGGCCCCTTGGCGGCCTTCGCCGAACCCCACACGTACGACCTGTGCGAGCCGCACGCCCGCAGTCTCACCGCCCCCCGAGGCTGGGAGCTCGTCCGGCACGACGGCGATTTCGCCCCGCCCCCGCCCACCACCGACGACCTGGTCGCGCTGGCCGACGCCGTGCGCGAGGCCGCCCGCCCGCCGGCGCCGCCCCCACGCACCGACGACGAGGAGCGCATCCCCGGCCACCAGACGGGCCGCCGGGGTCACCTGCGGGTCATCCCACCCTCGCATTGA
- a CDS encoding DUF779 domain-containing protein produces MATRVDVTPAAADLMRQLRGQHGPLMFHQSGGCCDGSSPMCYLEGEFRTGQSDVLLEALQIDGVPEPITFWMSASQFELWKHTHLTVDVVRGRGSGFSLEAPEGVRFLIRSRLLTEQELAELSG; encoded by the coding sequence ATGGCCACCAGGGTTGATGTCACGCCCGCGGCTGCCGACCTGATGCGGCAGCTGCGGGGACAGCACGGTCCGCTGATGTTCCACCAGTCCGGCGGATGCTGCGACGGCAGCTCGCCGATGTGCTACCTGGAGGGCGAGTTCCGCACCGGCCAGTCCGATGTGCTGCTCGAGGCGCTGCAGATCGACGGGGTGCCCGAGCCGATCACGTTCTGGATGTCGGCCTCGCAGTTCGAGCTCTGGAAGCACACACACCTGACGGTGGACGTGGTCCGCGGACGCGGCTCCGGCTTCTCGCTGGAGGCACCCGAGGGCGTACGGTTCCTGATCCGCTCGCGCCTGCTCACCGAGCAGGAGCTCGCCGAATTGTCGGGATAG
- a CDS encoding polysaccharide deacetylase family protein, protein MRMTRARKAVLLGVVLLAVGLTGRASAETRLPEAAPPVTASAPTIEPAAPPKATKPKATKPRTKPTTKHPGARKVSNPRFGGPAGSHVLTGTKGVALTFDDGPDPAETPKLLRLLAKHHVKATFCLVGSNAQRHPELVRQIVAGGHTLCNHTWNHSLKLGKNPAPKIRADLQRTNAAILRAAPQAKIKYFRAPGGNFTPRLVAVAQQLKMTSIYWDVDPRDWSHRKGETSAAHQAKVISSVARHCRPGAIVLSHDYAQPDTIKAYKKLIPWLKKRYTLVALP, encoded by the coding sequence ATGCGAATGACACGCGCCCGGAAGGCGGTTCTGCTCGGCGTCGTGCTGCTGGCCGTGGGCCTGACCGGGCGCGCGTCGGCCGAGACGAGACTGCCCGAGGCCGCCCCGCCGGTCACCGCGTCCGCGCCGACCATCGAGCCGGCCGCCCCGCCCAAGGCCACCAAGCCCAAGGCCACCAAGCCCAGGACCAAGCCGACGACGAAGCATCCGGGCGCCCGTAAGGTCAGCAACCCGCGCTTCGGCGGGCCGGCGGGCAGCCACGTGCTCACCGGCACCAAGGGCGTCGCGCTCACCTTCGACGACGGGCCCGACCCGGCCGAGACGCCGAAGCTGCTCCGGCTTCTGGCCAAGCATCACGTGAAGGCCACCTTCTGCCTGGTCGGCAGCAACGCGCAGCGGCACCCGGAGCTGGTGCGGCAGATCGTCGCGGGCGGTCACACGCTCTGCAACCACACCTGGAACCACAGCCTCAAGCTGGGCAAGAACCCCGCCCCCAAGATCCGCGCCGACTTGCAGCGCACCAACGCGGCGATCCTCCGGGCCGCGCCCCAGGCGAAGATCAAGTATTTCCGCGCGCCCGGCGGCAACTTCACGCCGCGGCTGGTGGCGGTGGCCCAGCAGCTGAAAATGACCTCGATCTACTGGGACGTCGACCCGCGCGACTGGAGTCACCGCAAGGGCGAGACCAGCGCGGCCCACCAGGCCAAGGTCATCTCGAGCGTGGCCCGGCACTGCCGGCCGGGGGCGATCGTGCTGTCGCACGACTACGCGCAGCCGGACACCATCAAGGCCTACAAGAAGCTGATCCCGTGGCTCAAGAAGCGCTACACGCTCGTCGCGCTGCCCTAG
- a CDS encoding WhiB family transcriptional regulator yields MEAQVEGVDLLGDAPEWQERALCSQTDPEAFFPEKGGSTREAKRICGRCEVKAECLEYALGHDERFGIWGGLSERERRKLKRRVA; encoded by the coding sequence ATGGAAGCGCAGGTTGAAGGGGTCGACCTGCTCGGGGACGCGCCCGAGTGGCAGGAACGGGCGCTGTGTTCGCAGACCGACCCGGAGGCCTTCTTCCCGGAGAAGGGTGGGTCCACCCGGGAGGCGAAGAGGATCTGCGGCCGCTGTGAGGTCAAGGCCGAGTGCCTGGAATACGCGCTGGGTCACGACGAGCGTTTCGGGATCTGGGGTGGACTGTCCGAGCGCGAGCGTCGCAAGCTCAAGCGGCGCGTGGCCTAG
- a CDS encoding SIS domain-containing protein: MAGPLEGGAAGVHGHRHADESLLDDEKSMLANDPGGMLRATASAGAQVREAAALAAETDLSMLADEGRPRAVVVAGIGTAGLTGSILSTVAGPRCPVPIIGHRSPGLPGWVGAADVVIAVSASGRSPEALAAAEAAARRGARLVAVGNPDSELEAMAARARAPFFAVPRRAPARASLWGLAVPVLLAARAIGLVKVNEADLAETATRLDADAERCRPGADAFVNPAKALALDLAGSIPIVWGSSPLATVAARRFADTLAANARYPVMAGALGEAGRGRVGLLDGVFGGLAESSRDIFADPGAEETGATRLRLVLFRDGGLNPEDDADEPIAVEERRADAVQTLAERRGVRCDVLTAEGGSALERLASLTAVPDFASLYLALAHGLDPMAVPAISEMKELSNPLPEGMQ, encoded by the coding sequence ATGGCGGGGCCTCTCGAGGGCGGCGCGGCCGGCGTGCACGGTCACCGGCACGCCGACGAGTCCCTGCTCGACGACGAGAAGTCGATGCTCGCCAACGACCCCGGCGGGATGCTGCGCGCCACGGCGTCGGCGGGCGCCCAGGTGCGCGAGGCGGCCGCGCTGGCCGCCGAGACCGACCTGAGCATGCTGGCCGACGAGGGCCGCCCCCGCGCGGTCGTCGTCGCCGGCATCGGCACGGCCGGCCTGACCGGCAGCATCCTGTCGACCGTGGCCGGCCCGCGCTGCCCGGTGCCGATCATCGGGCACCGCAGCCCCGGCCTGCCCGGCTGGGTCGGCGCGGCCGACGTGGTCATCGCCGTCTCCGCCTCCGGCCGCAGCCCCGAGGCGCTGGCCGCGGCCGAGGCAGCCGCCCGGCGCGGCGCCCGGCTGGTCGCGGTGGGCAACCCCGACTCCGAGCTCGAAGCCATGGCCGCGCGGGCCCGGGCGCCGTTCTTCGCGGTGCCCCGGCGTGCGCCAGCCCGGGCCAGCCTGTGGGGCCTGGCCGTGCCGGTGCTGCTCGCGGCGCGCGCGATCGGCCTGGTCAAGGTCAACGAGGCCGACCTGGCCGAGACCGCGACCCGGCTCGACGCCGACGCCGAGCGCTGCCGGCCCGGCGCCGACGCGTTCGTCAACCCGGCCAAGGCGCTCGCGCTCGACCTGGCCGGCTCGATCCCGATCGTCTGGGGCTCGTCGCCGCTGGCCACGGTGGCCGCCCGGCGCTTCGCCGACACCCTGGCCGCCAACGCGCGCTACCCCGTGATGGCGGGTGCCCTGGGCGAGGCCGGTCGCGGCCGCGTGGGCCTGCTCGACGGCGTCTTCGGCGGGCTCGCCGAGTCGTCGCGCGACATCTTCGCCGACCCCGGCGCCGAGGAGACCGGCGCCACCCGGCTGCGGCTGGTGCTGTTCCGCGACGGCGGCCTCAACCCGGAGGACGACGCGGACGAGCCGATCGCCGTGGAGGAACGCCGGGCCGACGCCGTGCAGACCCTGGCCGAGCGGCGCGGCGTGCGCTGCGACGTGCTCACGGCCGAGGGCGGCTCCGCGCTCGAACGGCTCGCGTCGCTCACCGCCGTACCCGATTTCGCCTCGCTCTACCTCGCGCTCGCCCACGGGCTCGATCCGATGGCCGTGCCCGCGATCAGTGAGATGAAAGAGCTTTCCAACCCGCTTCCCGAGGGAATGCAGTGA
- a CDS encoding bifunctional FO biosynthesis protein CofGH — protein sequence MAEVSTVGKGPTEASIRRALRRAADGKAVDAEEATALLAATGDQFDELLTIAGTVRDAGLREAGRPGVVTYSRKVFIPLTRLCQDRCHYCTFATVPHRLPAAFLERDEVLEIARQGAAQGCKEALFTLGDRPEERWPAARQWLDERGYDSTLDYVRACAIAVLEETGLLPHLNPGVMSWAELQRLKPVAPSMGMMLETTATRLWSEPGGPHFGSPDKEPAVRLRVLDDAGRVGVPFTTGILIGIGETPAERVDALFAMRRAAREFGHIQEVIIQNFRAKPDTAMRGMPDAELRELAATVAVGRIIMGPRARVQAPPNLIDAEFALLLRAGIDDWGGVSPVTPDHVNPERPWPQIDLLRARSAEAGFELRERLTIYPEYVRRGAEGWLDPRLATHVAALAGPDGLAREDAEVVGRPWQEPDEAYGSGRTDLFATIDTEGRTGDRRSDFDHVYGDWAEVAAHITTDTRASLPQDVLTGLKLAASDPAKLLLPEHEDAAMALFNADGEALDELAHIADDLRKHVNGDDITYVVNRNINFTNVCYVGCRFCAFAQREKDADAYRLSVDQVAERAAQAWQDGASEVCMQGGIDPKMPVTAYADLVRAVKQRVPGMHVHAYSPMEIVTAAAKAGVPVREWLAELKEAGLGTIPGTAAEILDDEVRWVLTKGKLPASAWVDVVSTAHELGIRSSSTMMYGHVDHPRQWLGHFRVLAGIQDRTGGFTEFVALPFIHTNAPIYLAGIARNGASWRENRVVHAMARVLLHGRIDNIQCSWVKLGDEGTQVMLNGGCNDLGGTLMEETISRMAGSEHGSARTVAELKELAAAAGRPAVERTTIYGRR from the coding sequence GTGGCAGAGGTCAGCACGGTCGGAAAAGGGCCCACAGAAGCGAGCATCCGGCGCGCCCTGCGCCGCGCCGCCGACGGCAAGGCGGTCGACGCCGAGGAGGCGACGGCCCTGCTGGCGGCGACGGGCGACCAGTTCGACGAGTTGCTGACGATCGCCGGCACCGTCCGCGACGCCGGTCTGCGCGAGGCCGGCCGGCCCGGCGTGGTGACGTATTCCCGCAAGGTCTTCATTCCCCTGACCCGGCTCTGCCAGGACAGGTGTCACTACTGCACGTTCGCCACGGTGCCGCATCGCCTGCCCGCGGCCTTCCTCGAGCGTGACGAGGTGCTCGAGATCGCCCGCCAGGGCGCCGCCCAGGGCTGCAAGGAGGCTCTGTTCACGCTGGGCGACCGGCCCGAGGAGCGCTGGCCCGCGGCCCGGCAGTGGCTCGACGAGCGAGGTTACGACTCCACCCTCGACTATGTGCGGGCTTGCGCGATCGCCGTGCTGGAGGAGACGGGCCTGCTCCCGCATCTCAACCCGGGCGTGATGAGCTGGGCCGAGCTGCAGCGGTTGAAGCCGGTCGCGCCCAGCATGGGCATGATGCTCGAGACCACCGCGACCCGGCTGTGGTCGGAGCCCGGCGGTCCGCACTTCGGCTCTCCCGACAAGGAGCCCGCCGTTCGGCTGCGGGTTCTCGACGACGCCGGCCGCGTGGGCGTGCCGTTCACCACGGGCATCTTGATCGGCATCGGGGAGACCCCGGCCGAGCGGGTCGACGCGCTCTTCGCGATGCGTCGCGCGGCCCGCGAGTTCGGTCACATCCAAGAGGTCATCATCCAGAATTTCCGCGCCAAGCCCGACACGGCGATGCGCGGCATGCCCGACGCCGAGCTGCGGGAGCTGGCCGCCACGGTGGCCGTGGGCCGCATCATCATGGGCCCCCGGGCCCGCGTGCAGGCCCCGCCCAACCTGATCGACGCCGAGTTCGCGCTGCTGCTGCGGGCCGGCATCGACGACTGGGGCGGCGTGTCGCCGGTGACGCCCGACCACGTCAACCCGGAGCGCCCGTGGCCCCAGATCGACCTGCTCCGGGCCCGGTCGGCCGAGGCGGGCTTCGAGCTGCGCGAACGTCTGACGATCTACCCGGAATACGTCCGCCGCGGCGCCGAGGGCTGGCTCGATCCCCGGCTCGCGACCCACGTGGCCGCGCTGGCCGGTCCGGACGGGCTGGCCCGCGAGGACGCCGAGGTGGTGGGCCGTCCCTGGCAGGAGCCCGACGAGGCGTACGGCTCGGGCCGCACCGATCTGTTCGCGACGATCGACACCGAGGGGCGTACGGGCGACCGGCGCTCCGATTTCGATCATGTCTACGGCGACTGGGCCGAGGTGGCCGCGCACATCACTACCGACACGCGGGCCAGCCTGCCGCAGGATGTGCTCACCGGGCTCAAGCTGGCCGCCTCCGACCCGGCCAAGCTGCTGCTGCCCGAGCACGAGGACGCCGCGATGGCGCTGTTCAACGCGGACGGCGAGGCCCTCGACGAGCTCGCCCATATCGCCGACGACCTGCGCAAACACGTCAACGGCGACGACATCACGTACGTGGTGAACCGCAACATCAACTTCACCAACGTCTGCTACGTCGGGTGCCGTTTCTGCGCGTTCGCCCAGCGCGAGAAGGACGCCGACGCCTATCGCCTCTCCGTCGACCAGGTGGCCGAGCGCGCCGCGCAGGCCTGGCAGGACGGCGCGTCCGAGGTCTGCATGCAGGGCGGCATCGACCCCAAGATGCCCGTGACGGCGTATGCGGACCTGGTGCGGGCCGTCAAGCAGCGCGTCCCCGGCATGCACGTCCACGCCTATTCGCCGATGGAGATCGTCACCGCCGCGGCCAAGGCCGGTGTGCCCGTGCGCGAGTGGCTGGCCGAGTTGAAGGAGGCCGGGCTGGGCACGATCCCCGGCACCGCGGCCGAGATTCTCGACGACGAGGTGCGCTGGGTGCTGACCAAGGGCAAGCTCCCGGCCAGCGCCTGGGTCGACGTGGTGAGCACCGCCCACGAGCTGGGCATCCGGTCGAGCTCCACGATGATGTACGGGCATGTCGACCACCCACGGCAGTGGCTGGGTCACTTCCGCGTGCTGGCCGGCATCCAGGACCGTACGGGTGGCTTCACCGAGTTCGTGGCGTTGCCGTTCATTCACACCAACGCGCCGATCTACCTGGCCGGCATCGCCCGCAACGGCGCGAGCTGGCGGGAGAACAGGGTCGTGCACGCGATGGCCCGGGTCCTGCTGCACGGCCGCATCGACAACATTCAGTGCTCGTGGGTGAAGCTGGGCGACGAAGGCACTCAGGTAATGCTCAACGGGGGCTGCAATGATCTTGGCGGCACCCTGATGGAGGAAACGATCTCACGTATGGCGGGTTCCGAGCACGGATCGGCACGAACGGTCGCTGAGCTGAAGGAACTTGCGGCGGCCGCGGGTCGCCCGGCCGTGGAGCGGACGACAATCTACGGTCGACGCTAG
- a CDS encoding phosphomannomutase/phosphoglucomutase, which translates to MSDLSKLVKAYDVRGIVPDQFDESVARALGTAFIEMLRESGDNADEIVIAHDMRESGPGLAAAFARGANAAGAAVLNVGLASTDGLYYASGALGLPGAMFTASHNPAQYNGIKLCRAGAKPVGQDSGLAVVRQRAEALLDDLNAEADGPARVETRDLLADYAQHLRSLVDLTAIRPLKVIVDAGNGMGGYTVPAVLGDQVLPALPLEIVPLYFELDGSFPNHEANPLDPANLVDLQNAIREQGADIGVAFDGDADRCFIIDENGDPVSPSAVTALVARRELAKFPGSTVIHNLITSAAVPEIIKEAGGTPVRSRVGHSFIKAEMARTNAVFGGEHSAHYYFRDFWFADTGMLAAMHVLAALGGQERPLSEFAAEYERYSASGEINSTVADAAAKVAEVRAAFAGATFDELDGLTVSLPDGAWFNLRASNTEPLLRLNVEAAKPDRMASLRDEVLAIVRS; encoded by the coding sequence GTGTCTGACCTGTCCAAGCTTGTCAAGGCGTACGACGTCCGGGGCATCGTCCCGGATCAGTTCGACGAGTCGGTCGCCCGGGCCCTGGGCACGGCGTTCATCGAGATGCTGCGCGAATCCGGCGACAACGCCGACGAGATCGTCATCGCCCACGACATGCGCGAGTCCGGCCCCGGCCTGGCCGCCGCCTTTGCCCGCGGCGCCAACGCGGCCGGCGCGGCCGTCCTCAACGTCGGGCTGGCCTCGACCGACGGGCTCTACTACGCGTCCGGCGCGCTCGGCCTGCCCGGCGCCATGTTCACCGCCAGCCACAACCCCGCGCAGTACAACGGCATCAAGCTGTGCCGCGCGGGCGCCAAGCCGGTCGGCCAGGACAGCGGGCTCGCGGTCGTGCGGCAGCGCGCCGAGGCCCTGCTCGACGACCTGAACGCCGAGGCCGACGGGCCCGCCCGGGTCGAGACGCGCGACCTGCTGGCCGACTACGCGCAGCACCTGCGCTCGCTGGTCGACCTGACCGCGATCCGGCCGCTCAAGGTGATCGTCGACGCCGGCAACGGCATGGGCGGCTACACCGTGCCCGCCGTGCTGGGCGACCAGGTGCTGCCCGCGCTGCCGCTGGAGATCGTTCCGCTCTACTTCGAGCTCGACGGCTCGTTCCCCAACCACGAGGCCAACCCGCTCGACCCGGCCAACCTGGTCGACCTGCAGAATGCGATCCGCGAGCAGGGCGCCGACATCGGCGTCGCGTTCGACGGCGACGCCGACCGCTGCTTCATCATCGACGAGAACGGCGACCCGGTCTCGCCCTCGGCCGTCACGGCGCTGGTGGCCCGGCGCGAGCTGGCCAAGTTCCCGGGCAGCACGGTCATCCACAATCTGATCACCTCGGCCGCCGTGCCCGAGATCATCAAGGAGGCCGGCGGCACGCCCGTGCGCAGCCGGGTCGGCCACTCGTTCATCAAGGCCGAGATGGCCCGGACGAACGCGGTCTTCGGCGGCGAGCACTCGGCGCACTACTACTTCCGCGACTTCTGGTTCGCCGACACCGGCATGCTGGCCGCGATGCACGTTCTGGCCGCGCTGGGCGGCCAGGAGCGCCCGCTGTCCGAGTTCGCCGCGGAGTACGAGCGCTACAGCGCCTCCGGAGAGATCAACTCCACTGTCGCCGACGCCGCGGCCAAGGTGGCCGAGGTGCGGGCCGCGTTCGCCGGGGCGACGTTCGACGAGCTCGACGGTCTCACCGTGAGCCTGCCCGACGGCGCCTGGTTCAACCTGCGGGCCTCGAACACCGAGCCGCTGCTGCGCCTGAACGTGGAGGCCGCGAAGCCGGACCGGATGGCGTCCCTGAGGGACGAAGTGCTGGCGATCGTCCGCAGTTAG
- a CDS encoding metallopeptidase family protein: protein MTTSPERRRTDPSRAARKSGPGHPARRDRHGRGLRGRLVPATVPLARTKAEIFDDLVLDTVEQLERRYAKELAGVEFAVEDVPPELNVYDSDVLEDGEVPLARLLPGRPGRQELPPRIVLYRRPLEFRAMDREDLADLVHDVIIEQVANLLGVDPDELS from the coding sequence GTGACCACCAGTCCCGAACGCCGCCGCACCGATCCTTCCCGGGCGGCGCGCAAGTCCGGTCCGGGGCATCCCGCGCGCCGCGACCGGCACGGCCGGGGGCTACGGGGCAGGCTGGTGCCGGCCACCGTTCCCCTCGCCCGCACCAAGGCCGAGATCTTCGACGACCTGGTGCTCGACACGGTCGAGCAGCTCGAGCGGCGTTACGCCAAGGAGCTGGCCGGTGTCGAGTTCGCGGTCGAGGACGTGCCGCCCGAGCTCAACGTCTACGACTCCGACGTGCTCGAGGACGGCGAGGTGCCGCTGGCCCGGCTGCTGCCCGGTCGCCCCGGCCGGCAGGAGCTCCCCCCACGAATCGTGCTCTACCGGCGGCCGCTGGAATTCCGGGCGATGGACCGTGAGGACCTCGCCGACCTCGTCCACGATGTGATCATCGAGCAGGTCGCCAACCTGCTCGGGGTGGATCCTGACGAGCTGTCCTAG
- a CDS encoding GAF domain-containing protein, with amino-acid sequence MANPWLALDAGADPVERIRQVGRAHERFLAGETASGPSIRSVVADSWKRSAVALSGPDATAPIDLSDTDLESYRAAHPLASVLPIFRDLLGGLAEDGEHLMAVCDAYGRLLWVEGTAKVLRAGERMNFVPGALWDEAHAGTNAPGTALAIDHPLQIFATEHFSRPVQRWTCAAAPIHDPATGRLLGAIDVTGGDHLANPHSLALVRATALAAEAYLRGHLGPAATAGSVTTLGRNEAVLTVEGRRWRLGRRHSELLVLLLAHPEGSTGDELGVGLYGDDASPVTVRAELSRLRRTLGPELIEARPYRLRAEVEPDFRTVVRLLEHGRVAAALEAYGGPLLPFSDAPGVVKLRRLVDDRLRAALLAARDRDLLQTWLHSPWGTDDLQVWEAYAQLLPSDAPSRPLARARVAELRREYGLLATSVQRPRN; translated from the coding sequence TTGGCCAACCCGTGGCTCGCCCTCGACGCCGGCGCCGATCCCGTCGAGCGGATACGGCAGGTCGGGCGCGCCCACGAGCGGTTCCTGGCGGGCGAAACGGCCTCCGGCCCCTCGATCCGGTCGGTGGTGGCCGACTCCTGGAAGCGCTCGGCCGTCGCGCTGTCCGGCCCCGACGCGACCGCCCCGATCGACCTCAGCGACACCGACCTGGAGTCCTACCGGGCGGCCCACCCGCTCGCGAGCGTGCTGCCGATCTTCCGCGACCTGCTCGGCGGCCTGGCCGAGGACGGGGAGCACCTGATGGCGGTCTGCGACGCGTACGGGCGGCTCCTGTGGGTCGAAGGAACGGCCAAGGTGCTGCGCGCGGGCGAGCGCATGAACTTCGTGCCCGGCGCGCTGTGGGACGAGGCGCACGCCGGCACGAACGCGCCCGGCACGGCCCTGGCCATCGACCACCCGTTGCAGATCTTCGCGACCGAGCATTTCAGCCGCCCGGTGCAGCGCTGGACGTGCGCGGCGGCCCCGATCCACGACCCGGCGACCGGGCGGCTGCTCGGGGCGATCGACGTGACGGGCGGCGATCATCTCGCCAACCCCCACAGCCTTGCCCTCGTACGGGCCACCGCGCTCGCCGCCGAGGCCTACTTGCGCGGGCATCTGGGGCCGGCCGCGACCGCGGGATCGGTCACCACGCTGGGCCGCAACGAGGCCGTGCTGACCGTCGAGGGCCGCCGGTGGCGTCTCGGCCGCCGCCACTCCGAGCTGCTCGTGCTGCTGCTGGCCCACCCCGAGGGCAGCACCGGCGACGAGCTGGGGGTCGGGCTCTACGGCGACGACGCGAGCCCGGTGACCGTGCGCGCCGAGCTGTCCCGGCTGCGCCGCACGCTGGGCCCGGAGCTGATCGAGGCGCGGCCCTACCGGCTGCGGGCCGAGGTCGAGCCGGATTTCCGTACGGTCGTGCGGTTGCTCGAGCACGGCCGCGTGGCGGCGGCCCTGGAGGCGTACGGGGGACCGCTTCTGCCCTTCTCCGACGCCCCGGGCGTGGTCAAGCTGCGCCGGCTCGTCGACGACCGGCTGCGCGCCGCACTGCTGGCCGCCCGCGATCGCGACCTGCTGCAGACGTGGCTGCACTCCCCTTGGGGCACCGACGACCTGCAGGTCTGGGAGGCGTACGCCCAGCTGCTGCCCTCGGACGCGCCGAGCCGCCCTCTGGCCCGGGCCCGGGTCGCCGAGCTTCGCCGGGAGTACGGGCTCCTTGCAACGTCTGTGCAACGTCCGCGTAACTAA